Proteins co-encoded in one Uloborus diversus isolate 005 chromosome 9, Udiv.v.3.1, whole genome shotgun sequence genomic window:
- the LOC129230536 gene encoding achaete-scute homolog 1-like yields the protein MEGKDDLAVVPELHKVLSNHLRGELLDDTSDCNTKFERTSYSRSYLTLRSKSEILRDLEQSNRPSSSCLLSPPAEDENIPSLYLLDREEEMERMLAAATTGLPSPPTDTASSEPPPTQPDTTGPPPHHPSAPLEDRVGVSPAAIGPRRRARRGVTPRTPQQQARSVARRNARERKRVKLVNLGFATLRDHIPPHFAPQPPPKNQRSSAAASKKLSKVETLRCAIEYIKQLREAIGYEDLDEGSSVNLIEGFSSASSPLETSSSPCSYRTTPSPVMMLMTRSPAMFEDDDESDEFLDIMDWTSL from the coding sequence ATGGAAGGCAAGGACGATTTAGCTGTTGTTCCGGAACTGCATAAGGTACTTTCGAATCATCTGAGAGGAGAATTGCTAGACGACACCTCTGACTGCAACACCAAATTCGAAAGGACTTCCTACTCGCGAAGTTATCTAACTCTGAGGAGTAAAAGTGAGATATTAAGAGATTTAGAACAATCGAACAGACCTTCCTCCTCTTGCCTTCTATCTCCTCCCGCGGAAGATGAGAATATTCCTTCCCTGTATCTATTGGATCGGGAAGAGGAAATGGAGCGCATGCTGGCGGCGGCAACCACTGGTCTTCCTTCTCCTCCGACTGACACAGCATCCAGCGAGCCTCCTCCCACGCAACCCGACACCACTGGTCCGCCCCCGCATCATCCTTCCGCGCCATTGGAGGATCGCGTGGGTGTGAGCCCTGCAGCGATTGGCCCGCGGCGTCGTGCCAGGCGGGGCGTCACTCCTCGAACGCCCCAGCAACAGGCGCGCTCAGTGGCGCGGCGGAACGCTCGTGAGCGCAAACGAGTGAAACTCGTGAATCTCGGATTCGCAACTCTCAGAGACCATATACCGCCACATTTCGCGCCGCAGCCGCCGCCGAAGAATCAGCGCAGCTCCGCAGCCGCATCCAAGAAGCTGAGCAAAGTGGAGACCCTCCGCTGCGCCATCGAGTACATCAAGCAGCTGAGGGAGGCCATCGGTTACGAAGATCTGGATGAGGGATCTTCTGTGAATCTGATAGAGGGGTTCTCGTCTGCGTCTTCGCCCCTGGAGACATCATCGTCCCCTTGCTCCTACCGCACGACGCCGTCTCCTGTGATGATGCTGATGACAAGGAGTCCTGCCATGTTCGAAGACGATGATGAGAGTGATGAATTCCTAGACATCATGGACTGGACGTCGTTATAA